A stretch of the Psychroserpens sp. Hel_I_66 genome encodes the following:
- a CDS encoding DUF5123 domain-containing protein, with product MKTKHSLQSIALVVILLFTFTNCQNEDELIDELQISREFAPVDLSSQIRTQTSIELTWQTEDDVSLYFVEISENADFSNPVVATQVNSSDLPVLFELSQETLYYIRVKAISTRGLEDSTYATTTATTDTEQLFFPSEDGDILATQATLRWLPNSAVTQIVLNPGNIVRDLTPQEITDGIAVITGLTGETTYDAQLLNNTTVRGNKNFTTGIDIGDGILVTPTDDLFQMIADAAPGDVLVLDAGDYTMQTGTATIDKPLTIRGLLSFEKPLLKISFSIVNGATDVSLIDLDLTGDIPLDLTDTVRYSAAGSYNSLLVSGCNVHDYNRSFIAGNETDAIVQSITVENCIVTNVLTSGGDFFDFRNSDVLNVNFNTSTFNNCAPGRDFFRIDAAGTSNSTGVTCNVILENCTLYACSNSSSRRLFYVRFDANDITSRNNLITDTEIEGYSDNNATDEFITFQNNNYFNAPTLYDPSVTRFDDSTTFTTLDPGYANAENGDFSVSTQSLIDDNVGDPRWLQ from the coding sequence ATGAAAACAAAACATTCATTACAATCAATAGCTCTAGTAGTAATCTTACTATTTACTTTCACTAATTGTCAAAATGAAGATGAATTGATAGATGAGCTTCAAATTTCAAGAGAATTTGCGCCTGTCGATTTATCTTCTCAAATTAGAACCCAAACATCTATAGAATTAACTTGGCAAACTGAAGATGATGTTAGTCTATATTTTGTAGAAATTAGCGAGAACGCAGACTTTAGTAATCCTGTAGTAGCGACTCAGGTAAATTCTAGCGATCTTCCTGTGCTTTTTGAGCTCAGTCAGGAAACACTGTATTATATTCGCGTTAAAGCAATTAGTACAAGAGGTTTAGAAGATTCCACTTATGCTACTACTACAGCTACTACAGATACAGAACAGTTATTTTTTCCTTCTGAGGATGGAGATATTTTAGCGACACAAGCTACATTACGATGGTTGCCTAATAGCGCAGTAACACAAATTGTTCTCAACCCAGGTAATATTGTACGTGATCTTACACCTCAAGAAATTACAGATGGAATAGCTGTAATTACTGGTTTAACAGGTGAAACTACATATGATGCTCAATTATTGAATAATACCACAGTAAGAGGTAATAAGAATTTTACAACTGGTATTGATATAGGTGATGGTATCTTAGTAACTCCTACTGATGATTTATTCCAAATGATTGCCGATGCAGCTCCTGGAGATGTTTTAGTACTTGATGCAGGAGATTACACAATGCAAACAGGAACAGCAACAATAGATAAACCGTTAACAATAAGAGGTTTATTAAGTTTTGAAAAACCTTTATTAAAGATAAGTTTTTCTATAGTGAATGGCGCTACAGATGTAAGTTTAATTGATTTGGATTTAACAGGTGATATCCCTTTAGACCTAACAGATACAGTAAGGTACTCCGCAGCAGGTAGTTATAATTCGCTATTGGTTAGTGGATGTAACGTACACGATTATAACAGATCGTTTATTGCTGGTAATGAAACAGATGCTATCGTTCAATCAATTACTGTTGAAAATTGTATAGTAACAAATGTCTTAACTAGTGGAGGAGACTTTTTTGACTTCAGAAACTCTGATGTTTTAAATGTGAATTTTAATACAAGCACCTTTAACAATTGTGCTCCAGGAAGAGACTTTTTTAGAATCGATGCAGCTGGAACATCTAATAGTACTGGAGTGACGTGTAATGTGATTTTAGAAAATTGCACATTATATGCATGTTCAAATTCTAGTAGCAGAAGATTATTTTATGTAAGATTTGATGCTAATGATATCACATCAAGAAACAATTTAATTACAGATACCGAAATTGAAGGCTATTCTGATAATAATGCTACTGATGAATTCATTACATTTCAAAATAACAACTATTTTAACGCACCAACCTTATATGATCCCTCAGTCACAAGATTTGATGACTCAACAACATTTACAACCTTAGATCCTGGATATGCAAATGCAGAAAATGGTGATTTCTCAGTTTCAACACAATCTTTAATAGACGACAACGTTGGTGACCCACGTTGGTTACAATAA
- a CDS encoding RagB/SusD family nutrient uptake outer membrane protein, which yields MKKIIIILGILATGFFTSCEEFDGDFLEAPAQSTLDESVIFSSPDLTKSAIDGIVEPMGQTNSYRGRFIPFYGFNTDSEYNYSSDEDGSSQGALMIYDATPSNSQMNTQNNAWAQMYAGIERANICIRGLRTYGNPEPGTVLGQYLGEALTLRAIYYADLMKAWGDVQYRFEPIVAETVFIPKTDREVIYKKIIEDLGEAATLVAWPNETAQTTTTERINKAFVKSFRARLALVASGFQQYPDGIRRANDPALSVANMYTLALNEANDVINSGTASLNPSFETFWRNYNEEVLAAGNESLWEIPFADGRGRVLFSFAVRHRGVDQHTGQPRGGIAGPLPTVFYDFDEADTRRDVTCVPYQWGNPIEGIAQQELVGLNTWYFGKYRYEWMNRYVTSTNDDGVNKIYMRYAEVLLIAAESANELQGPGAAAPYLKEIRMRAFPSELHPEKVDAYVNALGSQQAMLDAIIEEYNYEFTGEMIRKQNLIRWNLLGTNLDEAKAKMFNLKNRTGEYSDVPTTLYFKYEEDGETLDIYGLNRDEDENPGPEFSAVDWTMLEDDTINSLYKPGVNPDDRQFWPIWQVFIDASNGQLVNDYGY from the coding sequence ATGAAAAAAATAATTATAATTTTAGGAATACTAGCAACAGGATTTTTCACATCTTGTGAAGAATTTGATGGTGATTTCTTAGAGGCTCCTGCACAATCAACATTAGACGAATCTGTGATATTTTCTTCACCAGATTTAACAAAAAGTGCTATTGATGGCATTGTTGAACCAATGGGACAGACAAATTCATATAGAGGACGTTTTATTCCATTTTATGGTTTCAATACCGATTCCGAATACAATTATAGCTCTGATGAAGATGGAAGCTCACAAGGTGCTTTAATGATCTATGATGCGACGCCTAGTAATTCACAAATGAATACACAAAACAATGCTTGGGCTCAAATGTATGCTGGAATTGAACGTGCTAATATTTGTATTAGAGGTTTACGTACCTATGGTAATCCAGAACCAGGAACAGTTCTTGGTCAATACCTTGGTGAAGCACTTACATTAAGAGCTATTTATTATGCAGATTTAATGAAGGCTTGGGGCGACGTACAATATCGTTTTGAACCTATAGTAGCCGAAACAGTATTTATTCCAAAAACGGATAGAGAAGTCATCTACAAAAAAATTATTGAAGACTTAGGAGAAGCAGCAACTCTGGTTGCTTGGCCAAATGAAACTGCACAAACAACAACTACTGAAAGAATAAACAAGGCATTTGTCAAATCTTTTAGAGCACGATTGGCACTGGTTGCTAGTGGTTTTCAGCAATATCCAGATGGCATAAGAAGAGCTAACGATCCTGCTTTATCGGTTGCAAACATGTATACTTTAGCTTTAAACGAGGCAAATGATGTTATTAATAGCGGTACAGCAAGTTTAAATCCTTCTTTCGAAACATTTTGGAGAAATTATAATGAAGAAGTCCTGGCTGCTGGTAATGAATCCTTATGGGAGATTCCTTTTGCAGATGGTCGTGGTAGAGTATTGTTCTCTTTTGCGGTTAGACATCGTGGTGTTGATCAACACACTGGACAACCAAGAGGAGGTATCGCTGGCCCACTCCCAACAGTTTTTTACGATTTTGATGAAGCTGATACGCGAAGAGATGTTACTTGTGTGCCATATCAATGGGGAAATCCTATTGAAGGAATAGCACAACAAGAGCTCGTAGGTTTAAACACTTGGTATTTTGGAAAATATAGATATGAGTGGATGAACCGTTATGTAACATCTACTAATGATGATGGGGTTAATAAAATATATATGCGTTATGCAGAGGTACTTTTAATTGCTGCGGAATCTGCAAATGAATTACAGGGCCCAGGTGCAGCAGCACCTTATCTAAAAGAAATTAGAATGAGAGCTTTTCCTTCGGAATTACATCCTGAAAAAGTTGACGCTTATGTAAATGCTTTGGGAAGCCAACAAGCCATGTTAGATGCCATAATTGAAGAATATAATTATGAATTTACAGGTGAAATGATTCGTAAACAAAATCTAATTAGATGGAATTTATTGGGAACCAATCTTGATGAAGCAAAAGCAAAGATGTTTAATTTAAAGAACCGAACAGGCGAATATAGTGATGTGCCAACAACCTTGTATTTTAAATACGAAGAAGATGGTGAGACATTAGACATTTATGGTTTAAACAGAGATGAAGATGAAAATCCAGGTCCAGAGTTTTCTGCTGTTGATTGGACAATGTTAGAAGATGACACAATAAACTCATTGTATAAACCTGGTGTAAATCCAGATGACAGGCAGTTCTGGCCAATATGGCAAGTCTTTATAGATGCTAGTAATGGTCAATTAGTAAACGATTACGGTTACTAG